The stretch of DNA ACGCCGTGGCGCGGCCTTCGTTGACGAAGCGTTCAACGTAGTCTTGATCGATTTCCGCGGATTTGGGAGACAGAATCTTCAGCGCGCAGTACCGATCCAAATCACGGTGCTTCGCCAGATAGACCCGTCCCATACCCCCACTGCCAATCAACGATTCCAATTCGTAGACGCTCAGCGCACTGCCCAACAGGTCGTCGAATTCTTCCGAGGGCTCCTTGTAATACGTGCCGTTGCCGTGCCAGTCGTGAATCAGCAATGTTTCCTGCAGCTGATCACCCATGATATCGGGCAGGGCCGCGCCGCATCGCGTGCATTCGCCATCCACAGTGGCCAGCCGCTCATTGCAGCCCGGGCAAAAGACGACATTGGGAGCGGCATCGGATTGTTCGGTGATGGAATTCACGAGTCAGTCACGGTTGGGGAAGCAAAAGTGTGCCAACGATTAAGGAGCGCAATTCGTTCCATTTCAACAAGAATGGACGGCAGATTCCAATAAACGGACAATTTTGGCGAATCACGAGTGTTGCTTTATGGAGTGATTCGCCGACGAGGCGAGAATCTTGAGGAGTTTCATCGCCATCGGGCAATGGTTGCTGAGAGACTAATTGACCCCATTTGGATTGCGCGGTATACCAGACGCGCAGCGGAGAGACTGCCACCTTTTGCTGCGCGGTACTCACCTTAATTTACTATGTCCCGTCCCGGAGTACAGCGCCGGAAACGGTCATTTTCCCGGTAAGGGGCCCAGAATCTATGTCGCACACACCGCCCGAGGGTACCGATGAGCCGACACCGCTGGTGAATTTTGACCCGCCGGTCGAAGAAACCCCAGGCGCTGCGGGCGAGACAGAGGCGGCGTTGACCGATCAGGATCAAAAGGTCGAAATCAACGTTGCGCCGCAGCCGACATGGTTCATGCGGACCGTTTTTCCCGGTCTCGAAGCCGTTGGCTGGATGGTGGGTACGCTGATTGCAATATTCACCGGCTCTATTGCAGCGGCCATAGTGGTGAGTGTGGTTTGGATAGTGGCTCACCCCAACAGCGAGTTCTCACCCACAATTATCGAACAACAGGTCATGTTGCCGGCGTTGGTTGGCTCACAAGTCTTTTTGATCGGCTTTGCGGCGTTGGGTGTCTTTGTGCGGTTCGGCACAAAATTTCCCCGCACGTTGGGACTGCGGGGCTTGTCGCTGGGTCATTTGCTGGTCGTGCTCGGATTGACGTTGCCGGTTCAGTTTCTCGCGCATGCTTGGTCGAGCTTGGCCAGTGGCCTGTTGGAGTCGGTCGGCATTACCATCTCCTCGCAAGAGTACATGGAACAAATGCAACAAGTCCTCGGCGCCGGTCCGCTCGTCATCATGTGGCTGTTGATGGCCGTTTGCCCAGCGGTGGGTGAAGAGTTGGTCTTCCGCGGCATCATCGGAAACACGCTCGTGCGCAATTGGGGGGCATGGTGGGGCGTGCTCGCCACATCGGTGCTCTTTGGCGTGATACACCTCATCCCCATTCAGGCGATTGCCGTCATCCCATTGGGCATGGCGATGCATTACGTCTACTTGATGACCAAGAGCTTTTGGGCACCGGTCCTGTTGCACCTTGCCAACAACTCCTTGGCGCTGCTCATGATGGAAGCCACCGGCGAGTTGACCGCGGCGGAAGCAGAGTCGCTTGAGGAACCGTTGTCGGGGGGGATCCTCGCCGCTTCACTGCTGACCGCTGCCTGTCTATTCGGTATCCTCTGGCAAACCCGCCGCCTGTCGGGTAGCGCGAGCGCGGTGGAGGTTGACGATGCGGCACACATCGACACGGTCACAGGCGGCGAAGGGAAATTGACGTCAAACCCCGCGACGCCCATGACCTATCTGGCTGCTGCAGTCAGCCTAGCCGGAGTGGGTGTGCTGACATATTTGATGATCATGGAATAACGGTCGGCACAGGAATCGCCACTCGCTATTGCTTGGGTTTGTCGACTTTCTTGCCGTACAAGAGGATATCGTCGAAATTCCCCGTGTCGTCAAACGAACCGATGCCGACTTGGCCCCAAGTGAAGTTCTTGTCGACGGCCGTCATCACGGGCGTTTCCATGTCATCGAAATAAATATCGATCGTGCCCGATTCGACATTGCGAATCACGCGGGCGTGATGCCAATCGTCATCCCAGTTTGTCCCGTCGGTCGTTTTGGTGGAAATCGATTTTCGGTCGGCGTCGTTGACGATAAAGATGTTGTTGGCGTGCGGATCCATCTTCTTGCCCAAGTGCACATAATACAGATGCGACGGATCTTGGTATCCGAAAAACATGCACAAGTCGCGGTGGCCATAATCCTTGATCGTCGATTGCAACTGCACATCCAGCACGAAGTCGCTGACGTATAAGTCCTTGATAAACGCGCGGTTGTAGGGCGAACGATAGGGCGTCTTGAGCTTAATGCTTTTATGTTGGCTATAGACGTGGTTATCCCCTTGGTGCGTAACCTTCCAACCTTCAGCGTTCGCCGGCAACCAACGCTTGGCCTCACCTGTTTCAAAGTCATCTTCAAAGATCAGCGGCAAGCCATCGAGCGTTTTGGCCGGTTTCGCTTTTTCATCGGCCAAGCCCCATGAGGCGAGCGCCGCAGTGACGACGAGCAAAGCAGTGGAAATCCGCGTGAGAGATTTGGGCGATATCATGTGATGTTTTCCTAAGTTAAAAGTCTGTTGTCGTCAGCGGTTGTTCATACTCTTGTGGCGGATCAGCGCCGTGCGCGAAACGCCCGCTGTAATTCATCCAAACTGGTCACGCCTTCGGCTACCAGCCGCAAACCGTCCTTTTGCAGGCTGTGCATGCCTTCTTTTTTCGCTTGGGCGCGGATCGCTTCGGTTGTGGGGTTTTCGAGAATGACTTTTTTCATCC from Symmachiella dynata encodes:
- a CDS encoding CPBP family intramembrane glutamic endopeptidase, coding for MSHTPPEGTDEPTPLVNFDPPVEETPGAAGETEAALTDQDQKVEINVAPQPTWFMRTVFPGLEAVGWMVGTLIAIFTGSIAAAIVVSVVWIVAHPNSEFSPTIIEQQVMLPALVGSQVFLIGFAALGVFVRFGTKFPRTLGLRGLSLGHLLVVLGLTLPVQFLAHAWSSLASGLLESVGITISSQEYMEQMQQVLGAGPLVIMWLLMAVCPAVGEELVFRGIIGNTLVRNWGAWWGVLATSVLFGVIHLIPIQAIAVIPLGMAMHYVYLMTKSFWAPVLLHLANNSLALLMMEATGELTAAEAESLEEPLSGGILAASLLTAACLFGILWQTRRLSGSASAVEVDDAAHIDTVTGGEGKLTSNPATPMTYLAAAVSLAGVGVLTYLMIME